The DNA region TTATCTCCTCTTACCTTGATGGACTTCCCATCCCCGACTTGCCAAACCAGTCCCAACTCAACTACCCGTTTGGCTTGAGTTATTGTCTTCCATGCATAAGACCCTTTGCTTAAGCTATTAGCCTCCATAATTGAGCaacttggaaaaaaatttgccttAAAGACCTTGTGAAACAAAGTATCCTCATTTTTCTTTAGCCTCCACACTTGCTTAGCAAGAAGTGAGTCGTCAAATCTGCTCAGCTCTCTAAATCCCATCCCCCCTTCGCTTTTTGGAAGGCATAATTTCTCCCAACTGACCCAATGGATACGCTTCTGCTCCCTACGATAACCCCACCCAAATTTCCTAATTAAGCCTTCAATTTCGTTGATAAGCCCTTTCAAAAGTTTGAAGCACAACATCATATAGGTGGGGATCGCTTGGACCACCACCTTGATCAAGATATCTCCCCTGCCTGGGACaataaattttctttccatccCTTTAATTTCTTCCAAATCCTCTCCTTTATCATACTAAAGGACTTCTTCTTTGCTTGGCCAACCAAGGAAGGGAGGCCAAGGTACTGTTCATACCTTTGGATAGCCGGGACAGCCAAAAGAGCTTTGATTTCTTCTTGAGTTTGAGCTGATGTGTTGGTGTTGAAAAACAAATTGGTCTTACCCCGGTTGATATTTTGGCCCGAAGCATTTTCATAAATCAGAAGGACTGATTGGATTTTCTAGCAATTTAAAGCAGAGGCTCTACAAAAAATTAAGCTATCATCGGCAAATAGTAAATGAGAAATACGAAGGCCAGCCGGGCAAAAGGAAATGCCTCTCAAGCTACCCTCATCTTCGGCTTT from Castanea sativa cultivar Marrone di Chiusa Pesio chromosome 6, ASM4071231v1 includes:
- the LOC142639968 gene encoding putative mitochondrial protein AtMg00310, whose amino-acid sequence is MERKFIVPGRGDILIKVVVQAIPTYMMLCFKLLKGLINEIEGLIRKFGWGYRREQKRIHWVSWEKLCLPKSEGGMGFRELSRFDDSLLAKQVWRLKKNEDTLFHKVFKANFFPSCSIMEANSLSKGSYAWKTITQAKRVVELGLVWQVGDGKSIKVRGDKWLPSSHGSCIVSPASSLSPDSNVSALIDEESHTWNTDLI